A genomic segment from Etheostoma spectabile isolate EspeVRDwgs_2016 chromosome 11, UIUC_Espe_1.0, whole genome shotgun sequence encodes:
- the fkbp7 gene encoding peptidyl-prolyl cis-trans isomerase FKBP7: MWRIASCALWLVVGSQLGLWGVWGTAAELDGDVRVEVLFKPEQCTPKSKRGDLMNVHYDGFLAKDGSQFYCSRSDKAGHPQWFVLGVGQVIKGLDIGMEDMCPGEKRKITVPPGLAFGEKGKDPVPPNATVVFEVEVYSVSRGPRSMEAFGQMDLDRDRSLTKAEVKEYLKLEYEKGGKARDDPFYEKIMADIFRKSDHDKDGLISAKEYNIYEHDEL, translated from the exons ATGTGGAGGATAGCGAGCTGCGCGCTGTGGCTGGTTGTGGGTTCCCAGCTCGGTTTGTGGGGTGTTTGGGGGACAGCAGCTGAGCTGGACGGCGACGTCCGGGTCGAGGTCTTGTTCAAGCCCGAGCAGTGCACCCCCAAGAGTAAAAGAGGAGATCTGATGAACGTCCATTACGACGGCTTCCTCGCCAAAGACGGTTCTCAGTTCTACTGCAG TCGATCGGACAAAGCCGGGCACCCTCAGTGGTTTGTGCTGGGCGTTGGACAAGTCATCAAGGGCCTCGATATCGGGATGGAAGACATGTGTCctggagagaagagaaaaataacGGTTCCCCCCGGCTTGGCCTTCGGAGAAAAGGGCAAAG ATCCGGTGCCGCCCAATGCTACGGTGGTGTTTGAGGTGGAGGTCTACTCTGTGTCCAGGGGACCGCGCAGCATGGAGGCCTTCGGACAGATGGACCTCGATAGAGACAGAAGTCTCACAAAGGCTGAG GTGAAAGAATACTTGAAACTGGAGTACGAGAAGGGCGGGAAGGCTCGCGACGACCCTTTCTACGAGAAGATCATGGCTGATATATTCCGTAAGAGCGACCACGACAAAGACGGGCTGATCAGCGCCAAGGAGTATAATATTTATGAACATGATGAGCTCTAG